In one Arthrobacter jinronghuae genomic region, the following are encoded:
- the idi gene encoding isopentenyl-diphosphate Delta-isomerase, whose translation MTDGSERVVLVDNDGRPVGTRDKAGVHTTDTPLHLAFSTHVFNTRGELLVTRRAMSKLTWPGVWTNSFCGHPGPGEATEDAVNRRARRELGLEVRDLTLRLPDFRYRAVDASGIVEHEICPVYTAVADADPVPAPDEVMDWEWADPAQLVPAVRLTPWAFSPWLVLQLPLLYP comes from the coding sequence ATGACAGACGGCTCAGAACGCGTGGTTCTGGTCGACAATGACGGCCGTCCCGTGGGCACTCGGGACAAAGCCGGCGTGCATACCACTGACACTCCGCTGCATCTGGCGTTCTCCACCCACGTCTTCAATACGCGAGGCGAATTGCTGGTCACCCGCCGTGCAATGTCGAAGCTGACCTGGCCTGGAGTCTGGACAAATTCCTTCTGCGGCCACCCCGGTCCCGGGGAGGCTACGGAGGACGCGGTGAACCGGCGCGCCCGGCGTGAGCTGGGGCTGGAGGTGCGGGACCTGACGCTGCGGCTGCCGGATTTCCGTTACCGTGCCGTGGATGCCTCGGGGATTGTCGAGCATGAGATCTGCCCCGTTTACACGGCCGTGGCCGACGCCGATCCGGTCCCCGCACCGGACGAGGTCATGGACTGGGAGTGGGCGGATCCGGCGCAGCTCGTTCCGGCGGTTCGGCTGACGCCGTGGGCATTCAGTCCCTGGCTGGTGCTGCAGCTTCCGCTGCTCTACCCCTAG
- a CDS encoding glycosyltransferase family A protein: MPSELPAVSVVIPCRNDAVLLEACLQSLARQSLPPREIVVVDNNSSDASAEVARRFGARVVFEPAAGIPAAAGAGYDAAAERLDPDAVIARCDADCVLPPDWIARIAEAFAADPKLEVLSGPGVFYGMPRLSALLLSRLYLGSYYLAMGSALAHWPFFGSNLALRAGTWQAVSGEVHRNDAQMHDDVCLSFHLGQGRRCRRDPHLTVGMAPRAVQSRANVALRFRRAFHTLAGHWPQEYPWVRWTRRFAGSKAAVPTAPAN, from the coding sequence ATGCCTTCTGAGCTTCCGGCAGTTTCCGTGGTCATCCCGTGCCGCAATGATGCAGTCCTGCTGGAAGCGTGCCTGCAGTCGCTCGCGCGGCAGAGCCTGCCGCCCCGGGAAATAGTGGTGGTGGACAACAACAGCAGCGATGCCAGCGCAGAGGTTGCCCGGAGGTTCGGCGCCCGAGTGGTTTTCGAACCGGCTGCTGGAATCCCTGCCGCTGCCGGCGCCGGGTACGACGCCGCCGCGGAGCGCCTCGACCCGGACGCCGTTATTGCGCGGTGTGACGCCGACTGCGTCCTGCCCCCGGATTGGATTGCGCGCATAGCTGAAGCTTTCGCTGCCGACCCGAAGTTGGAAGTGCTTAGCGGGCCCGGTGTTTTCTACGGGATGCCCCGCCTCTCGGCGCTGCTGCTTTCCCGGTTGTATCTGGGGTCCTATTACCTGGCGATGGGTTCAGCGCTGGCCCACTGGCCGTTTTTCGGCTCGAACCTGGCTCTGCGCGCCGGGACCTGGCAGGCCGTCAGCGGCGAGGTGCACCGAAACGATGCGCAGATGCACGACGACGTCTGCCTCAGCTTCCATCTCGGCCAAGGTCGTCGCTGCCGCCGGGATCCGCATCTGACTGTGGGGATGGCGCCGCGCGCGGTGCAAAGCCGGGCAAACGTGGCCCTGCGCTTCCGCCGGGCCTTCCACACCCTGGCCGGCCACTGGCCCCAGGAGTACCCCTGGGTTCGCTGGACCAGGAGGTTCGCGGGCAGCAAAGCCGCAGTACCCACCGCACCGGCGAACTGA